From the Gouania willdenowi chromosome 24 unlocalized genomic scaffold, fGouWil2.1 scaffold_320_arrow_ctg1, whole genome shotgun sequence genome, the window AGTTTATGTTCTCtttgagtagtttacatgttctctctgagtagtttacatgttctctttgagtagtttacatgttctctttgagtagtttacatgttctctttgagtagtttacatgttctctttgagtagtttacatgttctttttgagtagtttacatgttctctctgagtagtttacatgttctctctgagTAGTTTACGTGTTctctttgtgtagtttacatgttttctttgtgtagtttacatgttttctctgagtagtttacatgttctctgtgTAGTTTATATGTTctctttgtgtagtttacatgttctctttgtgtagtttacatgttctttttgagtagtttacatgttctctttgagtagtttacatgttctctctgagtagtttatgttctctttgagtagtttacatgttctctttgagtagtttacatgttctttttgtgtagtttacatgttctctctgagtagtttacatgttctctctggGTAGTTTATGTTCTCtttgagtagtttacatgttctctttgagtagtttacatgttctctttgagtagtttacatgttctttttgagtagtttacatgttctctgtgTAGTTTATATGTTctctttgtgtagtttacatgttctctttgtgtagtttacatgttctctttgagtagtttacatgttctctttgagtagtttacatgttctctctgagtagtttatgttctctttgagtagtttacatgttctctttgagtagtttacatgttctttttgtgtagtttacatgttctctctggGTAGTTTATGTTCTCtttgagtagtttacatgttctctttgagtagtttacatgttctttttgagtagtttacatgttctctttgagtagtttacatgttctctctgagtagtttacatgttctttttgtgtagtttatgttctctttgagtagtttacatgttctttttgtgtagtttacatgttctctctgagtagtttacatgttctctctgggtagtttacatgttctctttgagtagtttacatgttctctttgagtagtttacatgttctctttgagtagtttacatgttctctttgagtagtttacatgttctctttgggtagtttacatgttctctctggGTAGTTTATGTTCTCtttgagtagtttacatgttctctttgagtagtttacatgttctctctgagtagtttacatgttctctgagtagtttacatgttctctttgagtagtttacatgttctctctgagtagtttacatgttctctgagtagtttacatgttctctgagtagtttacatgttctctttgtgtagtttacatgttctctctgagtagtttacatgttctctcttTGCAGGTGGAGGATGAGATGATTCAATGTGTGGTTTGTGAAGATTGGCTTCATGGCAGAGTGAGTTCAAAGAATTTCAGTTGTGTGATGACAAacctaaagtgtgtgtgtgtgtgtgtgtgtgtgtgtgtgtgtgtgtgtgtgtgtgtgtgtgtgtgtgtgtgtgtgtgtgtgtgtgtgtgtgtgtgtgtgtgtgtgtagcacctGGGTTGTGTAGTTCCAGACTCAGTGGAGCAGATGGAGATGATCTGTGAATCGTGTATGAATAAACATTCGTTCCTGTGGACGTATGCTGCTCACCTCTCAGGTgtttacactcacacacattattgatcataataataataagtaacctttgtgtgtgtgtagtttgcaggtgctcacaggtGACCCCTGCTGAGGAAATAAAGGTGAGGTGATGATGGACACTTTGTTTCCATAGCAACAGCAGTTTGGTTAACTACAGGAAATCTGTCAggttgatgatgtcactgatgacatcacagagCCAAGCAGTAAGCGAAGGCGTGGGGAGGCGGGGCCTAACTGCACACTGAAGACTTTACAGGCTGTCaatcaaaaaatcacccaatCAGGAGCCGTGTTCTGGCCGTCAACGTGGAGGTCCagactgtgctgctgctgcagctgcaaGGTAGCGTCTGTAGCGTCTGTAACTGTTGACCTGTACCTGTCtgtagattagattagataaactttattaatcccaatGGTGAAAATTATTTGCCACCAAGTTGCCTGGTTTACACACAGTTCAACATGACGTTAACAGTACAACAAATAAAACGTTTAAAAGATGTagattaaatacaataaaaatgatttagaaCTTCTATAGACGTAGACACAattcattaaaataacaaataaaatacctTTTTAGACAGTCAGTGAAACATTTAGACATCACCAAACGATCCCTAAGAGAACACAAACATCACTAAATGATCACTAAGAGAACACAGACATCACTAAACGATCACTAAGAGAACACAAACATCACTAAACGATCACTAAGAGAACACAAACATCACTAAACGATCACTAAGAGAACACAAACATCACTAAACGATCACTAAGAGAACACAAACATCACTAAATGATCACTAAGAGAACACAGACATCACTAAATGATCACTAAGAGAACACAGACATCACTAAATGATCACTAAGAGAACACAGACATCACTAAATGATCACTAAGAGAACACAGACATCACCAAACGATCACTAAGAGAACACAGACATCACCAAACGATCACTAAGAGAACACAGACATCACCAAACGATCACTAAGAGAACACAGACATCACTAAATGATCACTAAGAGAACACAGACATCACCAAACGATCACTAAGAGAACACAGACATCACTAAATGATCACTAAGAGAACACAGACATCACTAAATGATCACTAAGAGAACACAGACATCACTAAACGATCACTAAGAGAACACAGACATCACTAAACGAACACTAAGAAAACACAGTCCATTAAACATGCTGTGAAGAGAACAGACTTTAACGTTTAGCTCAGTTTTCAGTTGATTCTAGTGATTCTGaggtgcagcagatctctgTACCGTCTGTACCTGTGTGTGTAGCTCACAGTTGTGTCTCATCAGGAGCGCTTAGCAGAGGACGGTCTGTCCTTCCTATTGGATGAGGCTGATACAGTTTTAGCCTATGAGAACAGAGGGAAGCAGAATGAAAGGCCCTCATTGGACGATGATCCTCTGATGTCAGCGTTGGACAAACTGAGCCACGTTCAGCAGCTGGAGATCATCCATGGTACAGACATCTACTGACATGTACTAACACCTATTGACACCTATTGATATCTACTGACACCTACTGACATCTAATGACACCTACAGATATCTACTTACACCTATTGACAGCTACTGACACCTACAGACAGATCTACTAACGCCTACTGACACTGACACCTACCGACATCTATTTACACCTATTGAGAGCTACTGACACCTACAGACAGATCTACTAACGCCTACTGACACTTACTGACACCGACACCTACCGACATCTAATGACATCTACTGACACCTACCGACATCTACAGACACCTACCGACATCTACTGACACCTACCGACATCTACAGACACCTACCGACATCTACAGACACCTACCGACATCTACTGACACCTATTGACATCTACTGACACCGACATCTACAGACACCTACCGACATCTACAGACACCTACCGACATCTACAGACACCTACTGACATCTAATGACATCTACAGACATCTACTGATGCTTCCTGACACCTATTGACATCTACTGACACCTATTGACAGCTACTGACACCTACAGACAGATCTACTAACGCCTACTGACACCTACTGACACCTACATCTACAGACACCTACCGACATCTACAGACACCTATTGCCATCTACAGACACCTACTGACATCTACTGACATCTACAGACACCTACAGACAGAACTACAGATGGTCTGTTGCTCTTTCAGGATATAATGATATGAAGAGTGAACTGAAGGACTTCCTCCAGAGTTTTGCAGCTGAAGGGAAGGttagtgacctttgacctcactgagcagtttgcatgttctcattgGCTGACGTGTCCCGTTCTCTGATAGGTCGTCACTCCTGACGACATTCGTTGCTTCTTTGAGCAGCAAAGACATCGATTGGTGGACGGACGTTCCTTCACTGgctgactccgccccctttaACTGTTGTTTACAAACAATAAAGTCATTTTGAACTTAAAGGTGTCTTggttattttggctttaaatacTGGGTGATTATTGGTCCTCCCATCTGTCAATCATGTCTACGTAAGGTCGTCGTACGTCCACTCTTTCTTCAGCAGAGACGGTGGTTAGTGCGTcgtggagctgatcagctgtatGAGCACCGCCCCCCCGCTCGTCTGGAAGCTaacctccttcttcttcttcttcttcttcttcttcttctattgttAGATGAAACACTAGTGGtacgtgtgtgttttttcataaGTAAAGAGTTTTGTTAATGTTAAATTATCAATAAAATTATTAATCCTCAGTGTTCAGATGAGAGGGTCCAGCTGTAGATTATTACTATTAGTTTCTTCAGATGATCTGTTGATATATAATAACATTAGCTAACGtggactttttttctttaaaataggtATAATTTTATTATGTCATGCCATTGAAATTAGTCTCAAAGGTTAATTTTGATACCAGTCGATTGTAATAACAGTCGTAATCGAGTGTGTTTTTATAATAACGGTTTCACAGTTTACCCtgggaaatataaaaatatcatttgagttattattgtatttgtgtcCATTACCATGTCCATGGTTTGtcttatttagcagaggtttatcataatgtaaattaaaactacACGTTTGAAATGTAGATTTGAAGGTTTTGTGTCGATTATTACATAGAAATTATTCTGACCAAATTTTATTAATCCGTGTAAATCCGTgtatcatatttcatatttgccaaagtacgtgacccagaAGTGTACTTTCATCTGACGGCTATGCTAACAGCAGGTTAGCATGGTTAGATCCCTGCTTCACactgtgcatcagaaacgtgtccttttctctTAATCTGGTGTTgaacacagaacctcctcagaCGTTTAGAGCCTTTCTGACACTGAGATACTTCATaggttagaaaagcacttcatCAATCTtacattttcatggtttcactttaaatagaagtaagataataataaagactaacagtaacttaaaaaagtaggaaatgCTGAgttttcaacatgcaacactttctcctaatttatgcaattctTCCATTTTCATACATTATATAGAAAATTTACCTTgagtttgaaaaaatatttcatataaATCATATTATGTATAACATACCAATGGCCATACACTAGATCTGCAACACTTGCCACAATGtttcagcaaaaataaacatttaaagatggttaatttaatactaaaactatTAGCAGTGTTTAACTTTACTCAGTATTACTGTAACTACATCTCATATGTAGTTTGAATCCTGTAAATCACATTGTACTGTAGATGGAGCTCTttgtgactagagctcctgagggcccctcataTGGTCCATGTGGGCAACCTGGTGCCAACGGTCACTGGGTTGGTGACCCCAGATTTAGAGACTAACTAActaacacttgttttaattttttaccgtacagttaaacgtacgaaggttaagtaaaaagcaatctcacctcttataggcagtacaatctcctttaaacttccttttgtccttagcttagcttagcttaaatttagcacctatggcttctctctcctctcctccgctctcctgcccggtgtgtcagatgtttagttactccttgtcctcctttagggacaatggtagttgcataaagtgtagcgtactgttagatatggaggcgaggatcaacaatctggagaagcggttccgcacccctgataccaaaaccgaagctagcaagcaggacctagccggtgcggaccgtgctagctctagcttagcctcccccccggccagc encodes:
- the LOC114458167 gene encoding putative E3 ubiquitin-protein ligase UBR7; protein product: MADEQTVSLLDVLEEDENLEEEASAVLAGSDSDHCSYSKGYVKRQALYACNSCSPPGGVATGVCLACSYKCHEGHDLYELYTKRNFRCDCGNRKFKDLTCKLLPDKDDDNAENKYSQNFFGLYCVCSRPYPDPEDQVEDEMIQCVVCEDWLHGRHLGCVVPDSVEQMEMICESCMNKHSFLWTYAAHLSVCRCSQVTPAEEIKVDDVTDDITEPSSKRRRGEAGPNCTLKTLQAVNQKITQSGAVFWPSTWRSRLCCCCSCKERLAEDGLSFLLDEADTVLAYENRGKQNERPSLDDDPLMSALDKLSHVQQLEIIHGYNDMKSELKDFLQSFAAEGKVVTPDDIRCFFEQQRHRLVDGRSFTG